The region ttctctttttccagaACGACTTTTTCTAAAACCTTAATTCCATTTTGATTTTGTACTAAAACCATAACATCATCTGCATACGCAGATAAAACACGTGGAACATTAAAACCAggaagaataaaacaatttagaGACATTCGTAATCAATATAAAAACAGTTGATTCAGTTGATAAAGTGTAAAACATACCCGGTAAAGAactttactgtacattaaagGGAGCGCTTAACACTCCGTTGTTCTTGTGTACACTTTCAAAATCCTGGTACATCACCTTTATCATTGCTATAAGACCAGAGGTATTTGTGCTCAACCCGGTCAAAAGCTTTTTCCTGATCCAGTGAAAGTAGACCAAGGTCAATTGTCAATGAGCTGGAGACGTTCAAAATGTCCCGAATTAAAAAAACGTTATCAATTATAGATCTATTAGGCACACAGTATGTTTGGTCAACGTGTATTATAGAGTCCATGGCATCTCTGAGACGGTTAGCCAGCACTTTGGACATTATCTTGTAGTCTGTGCAAACACAGAGCAGTGATACTGGGATGCTAGCTCTTAATGTCCTGTAGATCCCCTGTCTTGGGGAGAAGTGTGATTACCGCTCCGGCTGCTCAGGGGTAGACACATTTCTTCACAGCTTTTGGTATGAACCTCCAGCAGATCTTCTCCCAGTTCCTGCCAGAAGAATTTATAGAATTCTGCTGGTAGGCCGTCTATTCCATGTGCTTTTCCACCCGGCTTGCAGCTCTTCCAGAACCAGTGGGCCTTCCAGTGCAGCACTGTCCTCTGTGAAAGCTCTCTAACAGCTCTTCATTGTCACAGTATACACTCTCATACAGATCGCTGTAGAAGTTTGTGGCATACCATCTGATGTCGTTACTGTGTGTTATTTGTTGCCCATCCTTTGTGCACAGTTTGTGCATGAATCTGCTCTGTCCATTCTTTTTCTCCAGTCCAAAGCATAACCGTGAGGGGGCGTCTAATTCATTGATTCCTTTAAAACGTGAAGGGACGAGAGCTCCTTGTGCTTTTGTGCCCAATATATCCgccataaaaaatatatttttactatGAGGTTTTCAAAATGTCCTCTGTTTCCTGTGGACTCAGTTAAAGCCTGGAGTTCCACTATATCTATCTCCAGCTCTCTTAATGACTTGGTGATGTCCCTTGTGACGTTGGCAGTGTACTCCTGGCAGAGCTGCTGGATTAAAACCTTTCCATGGTCTCACCATTGTCTACAGGAGAAATCTCTCTTCGCTTTTCTAAAAGAAGTCCAGAAAAATCTAAAAGACCCAATAGAATTAGGAACATTCAGTAAAGAAACATTCAAGTTTTTAAAAGACACATTAGTGCATACTTCGATGCTGCGTGAGGTTCCAGTGGTTCCCATCCATTGAGTCATTTTGAATAGAGTTAAAATCTCCTCATAAAAACAGATAATCTTTCAAATAACAGCTGGATAAAAgttcacttaaaggtggggtctccgttgtttaaaatgtcaaatgtcGAAATTTGAcatttcagttggcccagatttctaaaaatcctttctttgtattggtcttaagtaatatactaattttctgagatactgaattttgGATTTTCCCTAGTTAtaataatcaaaattaaaagaaataaacatttgaaatatatctgtctgtgtgtaatgaattaatataatatacaagtttcactttttgaatggaattattgaaataaatcaactttttgatgatattctaattatatgaccagcacctgtacatttattttaaacacgaTGTTCAGGTCTTTATCCCTGCTGTTTAAAATCATGTACACATGTCTTCTGTAAGACATAATGTGCCTCATCTCGAGGTCTTTACAGAcgacacaacgacaagtcagacaacccggaagaggttggtatagtttgtgaatggaaacttatcgatcatcggacgagacaccatacattcacctgtatatcttgaatgacaggtgtcttgtccaatgatcggtaagtttccattcacaaactatacctacctcttccgggttgtctgaatcggtgcacgaaacaaattaacaaatccgaaaacacagaCAACCCGGacgaggttggtatagtttgtgattggaacacgtactgatcattggacaagacacctgtcactcaaggtatacatgaagttcaacagtctgccgcaatggattactgtggattacttctgttattttcttatatttaaacggagaactttacacattacacataagattccatacctctatatcttgagtgacaggtgtcttgtccaatgatcggtaagtttccattcaaaaacgatacctaccgtttccaggttgtctgacttgtcgttgtgttttcggatttgttcatttgttttcggattccttaattatgttggctttgtagaagccaacattctgttttcctatttaagcttagacaaaaattttttattttttttatttttattttatatataaaatttaatgtggcctagggcttttgagccacatgcaccaaatccggatatgttgtagaccctggtctgaagtttgttgctattaagtgatctaagtgatccgagtacggGTACttccaacatcaaagtttgttgcgacgaactttacaaatctagtttgtttttgtatttgttaatgtgttttcggatttgttaatttgttttcggatttgttaatttgttttcagatttgttaatgtgttttcggatttgttaatttgttttgcacttctcggccaccgtactttAGCGACCACAACCTCAACTTTGTGAATCTCATCCACAATCATCACCACAGCCTTGTTCATCCGGGCAGCAGAAACAATGCTCTTCCCACCGATTAGCTTAGCTACCTCTGAGGTGCCTCCTCTACGGTGCACGTGACAGTCGGTAAAAGTTTCAACCCATGTTTATGTGTCAGGGTTAAAAAAGTCATGACGCCGAAACCAAAGAAAACAAGGCTAccgtgcatctctctctctctcactcactcactcactcactcacacacacacacactactcgtTACACACCACTCAACGCTCACTCAAATCAATCACACaacatacaaaagaaaataacaaaaagataAGTTTCACTCACACCTTCGCTACACGCTCACAAACTCCGTCACATGCAtgtgcacagagagagagagagagagagagagagagagagagagagagagagagagagagagagagagagagagagagagagagagagagagagagagagagagagagagagagagagagagagggagagagagagagagagggggggaaagAAAGGGACTCACTGGCtgatcagaatttttttttttttagcaaataatatttttaatgcaaaCATTACCTTGTAAATTATAACAAGGTTTACAAATATCATTTgtttgagtaagagtaaaaatgtAACTCCAATGCAATcagatttcaaaataaaagtttataggTTGAAAAATGAATACTCAATAAATGTATGATTGTTTACCCCATCTAAcctcacttttatttatttatttttaatacctgTAAATGCATAATGTCTACAATACACACAGTATTTAGTGCATTTCTACAAGACAAAGGCAAAGGCACCAAAATTGTTTGCAgtaatttctgtatttattttagaaaatactACCACAGAATGATTTATCACATGTATAACCACCACAAACATATATTACTTTtataacttttacattttttgcagCATATCTTTTTTTTGACACCAACAAAAGATTTCACATTATACACCCATTAACAGTACATATGTGTAGACATTCAGAATTCATATCATTTTTGTGAATAGCTGGTGAAGTCACCGGAGATGAAGGCATACAATGAAACGTTACAGGACTGGAAGGCAGACCTGAGATCACAGACTGAACTGGTCATGGCTACAGAAATGGAACCAGCATGAACCAGATACAAGTGAATGCAGGCCATGAACCTTCAGCATTCAGCCTTGCACTTCTAAAAAATGGTCCCTGGTAAATAAACCccaatgggaaaaaaaaagattattgcGGTTCATACATGACAAAGTGCCTTTGGTGAGCCTGTGTTCCTCGTTCTCGAAAGCCAAAGACCCGAAGATACACAAGAGTGATGAAAACAACAGCTGTTATTGCCAAAAAAGTTACAACAGTCAGAAGtaccacacatacagtaacaaaaCTGGCTTCCTACCAGTTTTTTTGGCATGCAACATCACAGTAAGCAATGCATTACCTCTCATAAGGTAACCTAGttagaataatatatatatcagtGTTGAGCTACAGAGGCTTCTTAGATTAGGACTATATTTAGAGTGCATCTCTAAATCAGTTAACTCCTGCAGATTATAAGTTACATCAGCAGAAGAAAGTGCTGCCCATGAACTGAAAAGCACGACAAAGCACAAAATATGAAGGaaagaacaaaataatacaaGATGATGAGTGACTGAGAGCCACAAATTTGATTACATCGTTCCTATACAAGGAAAAATGGAGAACTGAAAAGAAAACTCTTCCATGTTCGTGGCTTTTGGGTGTATAATGAACTCATCATCTAAAATCAagggtatgtggtagcctagtggttaaggtgttgggctaccaatcgaaagattgtgagttcaagcccaggtccaacaagctgccactgttgggcccctgagcaaggcccttaaccctcaattgttcagctatataaaaaaaaaaaaaaattgataatgtaagtcgctctggataagggtgtctgccaaatgctgtaaatgtaaatcacttCTGTAGCAGATGTGGAGGAAAGTGCCTGAAAAATACAACATGCATAACTACAACACATAGAGCACCTGCTTAAAACAGACTACTTTACTACTACTTGTTCTGTCTATGGAAATAAAAATCCTGTTTGTGTACGTTTCTGTTTATCATCTGTGCTAAATTAAGATTAGTCTAATCAGACCAGGTATTAAATTCTTAAACTGCCAGTGTAAGTAAAGGACACTTAAATGTTATTGTAACACGAACATGAACATATTGTAACATCTGTGGCTGCAGTGCAAtccataaaatcatgcagatacagagtCAAGAGCTTCAGAATGGGGGACAGTGTGATCACAGTGACTCAATCTTtatagtgagcagaaaagcatctcagtatGGAACAGGACCGTGATGCTACATCGGGTCAATCTCACTGAAACTGGACAGATTTAAAATCATCGCCTGGCcctttttccaatcttcagcTGTCCGGTTTAATTAACCTTTGTCCGCTGTAGCCTCAGCATCCATATTCTTGGATGTTTTTAGATGCCTTTCTATGCATCACggctgtaaagagtggttatttgttTTGACGTAGCCTTCCTGTCACTTGAACCATTCTGGTAATTGTGTCGCTCACAGGGTTAAATTTTGGGCCATGTAGCTGCATGTGGTTAGGGATTGCATTACTATGTCTTACTGAATAATTAACTGAATATTCAGTTGATTACCAAGTGTACAGGTATTCCTATTAAAGTAGGAAGTGAAAATAATTCCAATATAAAGAAACAATAGAGGATACTAAAGGATTCAgacagcagcaaagaaaaaacacacatcagtttctataaaagaacaacaaaaaaaaagtcaatgaaataaaacagcgGTGCTTCTatggtgtaaaatgtaaaagtaaatataatataattagagAAGATTGCACAGCATTAACTCTCGGCCTTAACCAAAATccttaggtaaaaaaaaaaagatcatacaGAATGACTGCATTATGTCAATACAAGTGATGTTCATCATAATCCATGCTTAAATATTAGAGATGCACAGATTAAGGAAAAGTACGCGAAAGCTGATCTGGATTATTTTTTACTCTGTAGTTTCCAATCTGATCCACTGACGGACCTTATGTATACCGACAGACACATACTTCTTTCAGCTTCATGCCTGTAATGAATCACTGAACAGTCACTCAGAGCATTAAAAACATTCGAGCATTTACACATTAATGATTAGTATGCACATGATCCCATATTACCCATTCATAGAGAAAAACATCTGGAAGGAgaagattttgttttaatttctaATGTTCCAGTTACTACTAAATTACTAATGATAGACTGTTGATTGATTCTGAGGGGCTTTAACGTGATTTTGAATTTTGTGGAACATGGTAATTAGGCATTGGCGCATTGGGTTGGAGAGATCAGAGGTCGTCCTTTTACACCATGACAAGCCAATTTTCAGACAGCTTATACAATCAGATTGATCCAGGACACTCCTCTTAATCCCATATCTGTAGAAGAGTGGATACCTATTACATTTACCTTCCAAATATTTTGTAGAGAGAGACAATTCAAAACTGTGACAAATTCACTCAGAAATATTAGTGACAATACGGAATTATTACTATCACAGTGCCTACAGTTCAACAGatcaagtctttttttagtcTTCAATCTTAGTGTCTCTACTGCTTGCTTTTGGCTTCACTCCAGCTGACCCATCATGCTATACAGCGTCGCTGGTGACAACCACAGCACCTCCACCAGGTTGTACTGGCAGTAGCCCATGAAGAAGCCAAAGGCCACATCTGTGACGTTGTGACGCCCAAGAAGGACCCGGGAGAGGCCAACGAAGACCGCCCAGAGCATGACGAGCACGCGGAGTGGAGCCGCTAGAACCAGGTGGGCCAGCAGGAAACGGGCACACATAGCAGCCCGAGTGGCATGGCCTGATGGGAAGGAGTATCTGTCCACAGAAAATGTGGCAAACATGTCCATGCGGTTATGAGCAGGACGCCGGCGACGTACCAAGGCTTTAACTATGGTCACTAGCACCAAGTCCAATACCAaagctgaaagaaagagagacaggatgTCAGTACACCGACATACGAACACAACACCAGCTGCTATTGCTTTAGCATCAGATgcaaacacaatttaaaaatcaCAACCCAGTCtagtttctatttctattttccaGATGTTAAAATAtagcacattttaaaaattaaatcttATTGGTTTAATTTTGTTATGACTCTTTTAGCAAAGCAAAGCATCCATAACAACACAGGTGTTTGTCCATATCAACCAGATGTTTCAACCAGAAAAACAGCCACAAGCATCAGACCTGATACAAAAAAGGCACACAGAGCTTGGCTGGGGAAATTATACACTCACATTCGGCTCTGTGGGACGCTGGTCCTGGCAATATGCCTAGTATTTTAAATCACATAGGCAGAGCAGAAGACAACTTTCAACCCtctggggtgttttttttttatattgattgaAACCTCTCAGACCTCCATGAGAAAGAGACAAGCAAAAAGAGACAAGTGAAACCAGAGACCATTGTactgattcattcactcacttaccCACTGTTCTTCTTCCCTTTATTCACCCATTTAGTCTGAAGCAGGTTAGCACCTAGTCACAGCAAGCAGTTGAGCATTGTGCTGTTCAGCAAACAAACCTGTCATCACTCAATCTTCTTAAATAAACCAAACAATCCAAAAGGaatatctgattatttttttcaaaaactgtCTTCACTGAGTATTTCAGCCTGAACTTAAAAATACATTCTCCAAGTTTCAGTCCAGACTtacggtggctgagaagtgcaaaacaaatgaacaaatccaaaaacacattaacaaatctgagaacaaattaacaaatctgaagacaaattaacaaatctgaagacaaattaacaaatctgaagacaaattaacaaatccgaaaacacattaacaaatcgacacaacgacaagtcagacaacccggaaacggtaggtatcgtttttgaatggaaacttaccgatcattggacaagacacctgtcactcaagatatagaggtatggaatcttatgtgtaatgtgtaaagttctccgtttaaatataagaaaataacagaattaatccattccatccatcccttccaacttttccctgcggcagactgttgaacttcatgtataccttgagtgacaggtgtcttgtccaatgatcagtacgtgttccaatcacaaactataccaacctcgtCCGGGTTGtctgttttcggatttgttaatttgtttcgtgcaccgattcagacaacccagaagaggtaggtatagtttgtgaatggaaacttaccgatcattggacaagacacctgtcattcaagatatacaggtgaatgaatggtgtctcgtccgatgatcggtaagtttccattcacaaactataccaacctcttccgggttgtctgacttgtgttttcggatttgttaatgtgttttcgaatttgttaatttgttttcggatttgttaatttgttttcggatttgttaatttgttttgcacttctcggccaccgtacagaCTGCATGTGATGCTAGATCACTATGTCTGCTTTAaaccaatatactgtatttcaaCTATGGCTGCACGATTTAGGGAAAATGTCATATTGCGATTATTGAGGTCAATATTGCGATTGTGATATGCGATTgcgatataataaacaaatggtatCATGAGTCAACTTGCTTGGTTCTCAaggaaaatgcacacacagattactGATAATGCTGAAATTTGTATTTCTCAACTCAaactagcaacaacaacaaacaaatgcaaaatgttttcaaattaaaatatttttacaaaataacatcTTTGCATTACGGCAAACAAACTTGTTATTGTCTCAATAGtacagctaaatataataaatagaacaaagtaatttctatgttcatgaaaataagatattttgaacATTCTGTCCAAACAGGGATATTTTACCTGGACgtaacatttttgtataaacgTTCAAAAAGGAATTTGGATATAAATGTGTGGTTCAAACCACTAAAACTGTTGTTggtcatttacaaaaacaaaaacaaagcaacaaactgGTACTTCCAAATCCTCTTTCTAAAAAGCTTATCACTTGAGAGGTCctttgccaaaaaaaacaagcatatcCACCTTGTCTGGTTTCAGACAGGAGCGATGATTCGATACATTACCACTAGTGCTAAAAGCTCTCTCTGATGTAGAGCTTGTTGCTTGTATGCACAGATATTTCTGTGAAGACCTTTCATATGGCgcaacactctcaaacacatctgtaattgtggtttgtttttgtttgtcttacagattgttctttttgttcagtTGTTTCTTTACTAATCTGGGCTTTTACCATCATGCATTCATCATACTTTTCTCAGTGCTGTTTCAGGTGCTGATATAAGTTTGTCGTGTTGCCACGTGATGTagcaactttatttttacaaattctgCACAGTACCTCTCTCTGCTCAGTGTCGGATATCTTATAGCCAAAATATCGCCATATAACAGAGGTAGCATTTTTTCTGGCCACCAGTTCAGTGTCCGTCTGCTCGGCATCTATCTTCACCCATTCCGCGCTGCATACCGGAAAAAGTCACGACATGACCATACGCACCACACGTGCCACTACCTAAACTGAAACtcactggtcttttttttttttttttaaataaggccAACCTAAAAAATactttggtttgcagtaacagtttaaaaaaataaaaaaggtcagtaggtaggtctatatttttttttcaagtttcaatgtaaaaaaaaaaaaaaaaaatttatttattttacaaataaatgttcatatcgtgacatcactgactgggtcttcatcCCGTGCCTttgggcgcatcattgcaaaccttattttgatgcttATTTTAGATGTATAAAACCCGGGCCCGTGCCCGAacccgttaatattattttattgcttttgtattagttgtttgaagagtaaaaaaaaaaggtcggtcttaacgcaaatttacaaccggcaagtcggtcggacttaaagcaaaaaaaaatttaaattgagtcggtcctaaattgacagggtcggtcgggttacggcaaacaagaatatttttaagtatGGCTTTAGCGGATAGCGGTGTAGTGTATGAAATAGGCAAACAGCTTTCAGAGAGAATGGGTTGTCATGTCCACACacgcatttatttatttcataaaatcgcAGCATTTTGCATCATATAATCGCACAGCCTTGATATCGCGATTGCGATATGATTAATCGTGCAGCACTAATTTCAACACCAGTGTCGGCATtaacatgtataaaaaaatatatgattaaaTGCATGTTTAAATGGCTGGGAACTAGCTaactggggagaaaaaaaagaagaagctaAAATTCACTTTTGCATTATTTCCTTAGTTCTGGGGTTGTCAGAATTTGCTATGGGGTAAAATTGGCTAACATCTTTTAAATTACTCGTTTCAAAGGGATTTTTACCCACAGATGTCCATAAATATTAGTGTAATTAGTGTAGTAATATTAGTGTATTAGTTAGCTAGCACCAACATAATATTTAGCTACATAACTATGTTTGCTAATGCAGTCCTGGGAGTGCAGAAGCTTAtatcgcacacacaaacaaaaacagcttgatTACCTTTGAGGGATGTAGAGAGTTGTTTTCTTTTACCTTGTAACCCACCTGCATATACCATCAGTCAAACAACATTCTAAAACCTGGATTCTAGTTGAAGACAACAAAATTAGAAAATCTAAGTTTAAAATAGGTATAAATGAACTGAGAAATGCTTGTGATTATAAGAGCTAGTTTTGTTTATAAAGCATTCATCTCGAGTCAAACTGGACAAGAAAAGAGTTTTGATGCAAGGTTTATGTAcacatgaccatcacacccatatgccTGTCTTCCGCAGACTGTTGCTGTTACCCCAAttctatcatctctacactggctacctgttaagtttagaattgattacaaattgCTGCTACTtgcatacaaggctcttaaaggtTTAGCTGCCaagtatctaactagtcttctaacacgttataATCCTTTGCGCTCTCTGAGAtaacaaaactcaggacttctggtactGTAGTTCcaagaatatctaagtctattACTAATGGCGGTAGAGcattttcgtatttagctcccaaactttggaatagttttcttgatagtgttcggggctcagactcACTTTCCcagattaaatgtagattaaaaactcatctcgttagtcaggcatacacataatacatgccataataatattgtgctctaatacatctgacaaatgcacattatcatctagtgcttgctaatattatgaacagcagctacgctaatccctttccactgcttctctctttctacccatcccgaggcatccagaaattgtaccagctccgattgtcttccgtgcgatgaagattttggaccttcactgagatgagggcttgttcattggggataaatacaaacacatttaaatatatctaagattaatgttacatttttgtattatattaatctttatattattctttataataactttttgttctatgtttatgttctgtaaagctgctttgagacgatgtccattgtaaaaagcgctatacaaataaatttgaattgaactgaattgaatataaaGTCTTAAGCAcatttcctttcactggaagTAAGGAAATCTGAGCGTGAGGATGGCCCTGTACATAAAGCgaggtccataaagacatggtgtgttaaggtcGGAGGTTATTCACcggactctgactcaaccccactgaacaccgactgaaccccagacctcctcactcctacaacatcagtgtctgatctcactaatgctcttgtagctaaatgatcactaatcccacaGACACACGCCAACATTTAGCGGAAAACCTTCACAGAAAAGAAATGTGGAGCTCATTATATCAGTAAAGTGGGAATACATCTGTAAAGTCTGGGCTGTTTAACAAGCATATAtggttgtgatggtcaggtgttccCAAACCTGTGGCCTGTCAAAGAGCATTTGAGTGTCTCAGACCCTGGAAACCCTGATGTTTAGGTATAGAATTCTGATGTACAGACTTGGTAAGGCTTCAGGTTACATTACTCACCCATGAGCAGGTTCAGCATGACCTCTTGCCCCGCGGCGCTGTCGCTTTTGTACATGCAGTACGCGGCACCGATGATCCACGGTATACCGTGACCGGAAATCTCCACCAACTTCATTATCGGGCGCGCGCTTCCCCATGATGACtcctcacacgcgcacacaccgAGCCGCTTGGAGAGCCACAGGTCCACGGCGAGCAGAGAGCTGAGCGCCACGCTGATGATGGACGGGTTAAGGTGCATGCAGTCCTCTTCCGGTAACTGCTGAACGCCGCCGGTCGATGACGTGGACGCGTTGGAGGACGCGGAGCCTCTGCGACGCCGGTTCGGGCTCTCGGAGGCACGTAGCCGCGCTGTTGTCGGGTCCGAGCCTTGCCTTTGGAGGAGGTGTGAAGGAGGGGACGGAGAAAGTGGAGGCGTCCGAGTCAGCGACATAAACTCGTACCGACCGCCGCTGCTGCCACCGCCTACACCGGAAACACTGCTGCTGCGCGCGCTGCCCGCTCTGACAGGTCTCGGGGACGGCATCGTGAACAAATCTATGGCTCTAAAacacttattattaatattattattactattactattcaATTCAGACAAAGTTTCAGTTCCTCGTTTTACACGCAACACCTGTGCGCACGTCCATCCCTACCGTACAGGACAGCCATCTTTGTACATACAGCACAGCTTCGCGAGAGCGTCAAATCCGAACCACGTGAGCAAATGGTGGCTGCGTTCCAAACCACTTACACGATCACTAGATAGTGTGCACTACAGTACGGTGGTGTACTAGGTTTTAAAGTAGTATTTAGGGTACGAGCGTGCTATTTGGGACGTACACCAAAGCTATAGGTCTGAACAGATTTGGTGAATATATATAGAGTCTGGACattttctaattgtttttttttttctacttttatttgtgttctgttaaaaatattttataattcttatttaaccctaaataaaaaaaaaaaaaaaaaacgatattTGCTTGTATGACTAACAATCTGTCCTcttattacaataaaaacaaaaaggtagAAACCTAAAATCAATGAATAGCTGGAAAGATGAAGCTTGTCAAGGGTTTCAATGCAATCAAACAACTGAAA is a window of Tachysurus vachellii isolate PV-2020 chromosome 3, HZAU_Pvac_v1, whole genome shotgun sequence DNA encoding:
- the plpp6 gene encoding polyisoprenoid diphosphate/phosphate phosphohydrolase PLPP6, coding for MPSPRPVRAGSARSSSVSGVGGGSSGGRYEFMSLTRTPPLSPSPPSHLLQRQGSDPTTARLRASESPNRRRRGSASSNASTSSTGGVQQLPEEDCMHLNPSIISVALSSLLAVDLWLSKRLGVCACEESSWGSARPIMKLVEISGHGIPWIIGAAYCMYKSDSAAGQEVMLNLLMALVLDLVLVTIVKALVRRRRPAHNRMDMFATFSVDRYSFPSGHATRAAMCARFLLAHLVLAAPLRVLVMLWAVFVGLSRVLLGRHNVTDVAFGFFMGYCQYNLVEVLWLSPATLYSMMGQLE